The DNA window TCGCTAAGTACTTAACGACGGCTTtgattaaaaccgtcgctatttagcgacagtttaattttaaaagaccgtcgctaatgttaatatttttaaaataaaaaatttcataattcaataaataatatatagtttTGTGATTACTCGTAattagttttaaataattttctcaaCTCATCTAAATATCacatttatgaatttataaataatttataaaaatattttaactttatgataaaataaaggaaaaaaattaaaattcatgatctaaaattaaaataaaagctaAAATATTTACCATACAAAAAGCGAAACAATAATCGGGCAGAAGAGAACAATAGACCGAAGATGTGAAGTGGTGTGTGGTGGAAAATAGGTAGGAGTGTGGCATTTTATAGGTGCTTTGCGACGATTTTGtgataaaactgtcgctattagcgacagtataaaataaactgtcgctaatgagCGACAGTATATCTAAAcatgtcgctaattagcgacggttatataaaCTGTCACcgatttatttagcgacggacATAAAGTCTGTCGCTAATTAACGACGGCTATTTGTAATCGTTGCTACTAGCGACAGTTTTTTACAACCTGTCGTCGATTTACTTTAGCGACGGCtgttataaaccgtcgctaatgagcGACAGtttatataaaccgtcgctaatagcgacagctATAAAAAagggtcgctaattagcgacgagtttaacaaaactgtcgctaattagcgacagttttagtAAACCGTCGCACAGTTTTTTAAACGCAgtagtatttaaaaaaatttcatttgttTGTATATAGTGAAGTATTTAATAGAGAACTACTTCACAATTATTGAATTGTGGTGAAGTAAATTCTCTTTCTTTAACTTCGacacaattttaatatgaaaagttattttgtattttattacttcatCATTTAATTTAGTGTTGAggtaaataatcatattttattgcaACGCAATTCTAATTTAACGAAgtaattttttatcattatcacactaatttaataaaatagtgaAGTGAAAATTAcacttttcattttatcaaaataatttaattaatatacaataatacactatgtacacacatacacacatatataacttttatatattaatttgattCATAAATTATCCatctaaaaataatgaaaatccaCGAATCCACGAGTATATATCCACAAATCCACAAGTATATACACGAATCTACAAGTGTGTATCCGCAAATCtcgattttttttcaataaGGATCTCGATgaattaagagataatttaagggagattaattaaaattatggttcatttttttacttcactaaatataaattttaaattttttttaagtttttactTCATCAAAACTAATCTATCGAAGTAAAATGTTacaaaaaattagaagtgaagcccgtgttttttaaattgtgaagtaaaaaataattttttacttcGTCGATGTTATTACCGAagttgattggtatatactaCTTCATTATTAACAATCGCCGAAGTAACTAGTGACGAAGTAAAAACCCAAAATTCTACTAGTGTNNNNNNNNNNNNNNNNNNNNNNNNNNNNNNNNNNNNNNNNNNNNNNNNNNNNNNNNNNNNNNNNNNNNNNNNNNNNNNNNNNNNNNNNNNNNNNNNNNNNNNNNNNNNNNNNNNNNNNNNNNNNNNNNNNNNNNNNNNNNNNNNNNNNNNNNNNNNNNNNNNNNNNNNNNNNNNNNNNNNNNNNNNNNNNNNNNNNNNNNNNNNNNNNNNNNccttattattattattattattattattattattattattattattattattattatttatgttttgatgaataaattattatttttattatcagtataataaaaaataataatattcatcagaaaataaaataaaatattctaagaAATCTAAGGGACCGGGTTTTGAAACCAATCCCGCCCTTCAATGTTGTGCCCCAAAtcctttgtttattttattatatgatttctACAGTAGCCATTCCACTTTTTTGGCAACTAAATCAGTTTCAATTTCAAGTTATTTttcttaggcaaaaacttgtgtgagatggtcttgcggatagtattttgtgagacggatctcttatttgagtcatccatgaaaaatattactttttatggtaagagtattatttttattgtgaatatcggtaggcttgacccgtctcacagataaaaattcgtgagaccgtctcacaagagaccaacGCTTTTTCTTAACCAAAATCCATCACATgacagaaataaataaattagttgaGAGGTCTAAAAGTATGTATATAAAGTTTATTCGGTGGAGAACTATAATATATCATAATCAGAAATTAAAAACGATCAATTTAACAAAGAAGTCGATCAACTTACAGGTTAACCTagcaaatatatttatttataattggaactaattaaaatttacaattaTAAGGAAATCATGCATGCATAGCTAGCTATAATTAAAGTCCTCGCCTTCCTCTTGTTCTTTCTTTCAAACTTTAGAAATAAACAACACGATCAAGTACGATAATACAGCATATCGCCACGTGGCGGCATCACAGGGCTTCATCGAAGGTCCAGGCAACCCCGAATAATTGTTGTAAGGGTAAGTGTAGTAAGGTACTGGCGGTTGGTTGTAGTACGGCATTGGCGGTGGATACAAATACTGGCCGCCGCAGCACTGAACAGGAGCGGCCGGCGGGCAGTTCGATTCTGTGAGTGGAGATGGTGGTGGAGGTGTAGCGGATGGCTGCAGGTCACCAGGTGGCTCAGAACGGCACGTGTACTGACAGATGGTACAGTTGTTACAAGAAATATTCGAGGTTGGAGACGGTATTACCCCACCGTCTCCACCGTAATTAGCAGCATGATCTTCTGGTCTTGCAGAAAACAGGGAAACCGAAAGGAAGATAGAGAACAAGAGAGTTGTGCAAGGATGCATTTTTGGTCGAGGGTTTTGTTAAGAAGGAATGCTGaaattgttttatatatatatattgatttttttccctttccGGAGCTCGCAAAAGCATGCACGTATCCAGCGAGGTGGCATCAAAATCAGTAGATATGGTTCAAATATTTTGCACATGACAATtgacattaaataaataaatatgaaattagaTCAGCAATTTGGGAATTTTCTGAACGTCATATTATATACGTTCATGATATGTACACAGACACCGACACCTAATATTCACTACTGTATTTACGCAAAAGTTGTGTGtttatacaataattttttataattaatttgatttatattgaaataaatataatattataattataaaaattattggaaATATAATccaacttgaatttttttaaagaaattataaaaaaaatatactttGACATCAAGCTTTTATCATGatcttaataatatagtacAGATACATATATGTCCATGATTTTCTATACATGTTACAAACTAAAAACCATAAGATTAAGAATAAAGAATCGGTCGCAAAATAGCTTTAGCGACCGATTTATGAGTTCACATTTTCGCTAGTCGCAAATATTTAGGTATAAGGGTGGCTAACATATTGGTATTCATATAAGGTAGCTAGCTCCCCTCGAATGTACAAGATTAAAgaaatgaatttgaattttctttatttaagttatctaaataatattgaaaatatgtttgaaatcatggatTCCAAGTGATTTAATCTATATCACTCTAAAATTTTAGGCACAGGCTTATAAACTTTTAAATATGTGTTTGGTATAAATTATGATAATTCATGATTATAAGGAAATTAAGAGATCGAGTGCATTAATACTTTTATAAGAATAGTAAACGGTAGATAAAAAGTAGAGggaaaaaatgattatttttgaaGAATCCATTTTAAACGTGAAATGACGtgaattgattaaaaaataaattgcatttttgtcttttatttttttcattttacgATTTTGGTCGgctattttataaattttcagttttaattttatatctTTTCATTTTTGcaatttaagttatttttcaTCGATAATGTTAATGTGTCACTACACATATCAACGTCATGtctaaaaaatgactaaaactgctaagaaaacaaatataatatactaatacagaaatttgacaatataaaaGATTAAATCGCAAAGAGACAAACACATGTGACCGAACAATCAATTTTCTCTTAAAGATATTTACAGAAAATCCCACTATAAAATCAGAGTTGTTTGTTGTATTTGGTAAGTTCCCGCCTAAATgacattctaaaaaaaaaataaacgaaAAATGTGGTAAGATATGTTATAATAAATGTCTAAATATATTTAGTTCATTATTTAAACTGTATATTAATGTCTGTGTTTATAACAGCTTGAATCTTTTCTAGGAATTACAAaccaaattaaattacatttcaaatttcatatccaAAAATCAAATTCCATTCTGAGAATTATAAACCAAATTCAAATtgttattcaaaatttaaatatgaattctgaaaattgaaacatatttcaaaaattgtgcttttattaatttaaaattaatgttttctaatctataaatacatatataaatttgcataatatatcatCACAATACACAGCCAGATTCCAAATACTCAGCCAAAAAAAATACAGGACCGTGCTCAAATTCATTTTATCATCTTTTATTTCAACTTCCAGCAAAAAATTTCATCATGGTTCAGAAGAAGGTCGCAGAGTTGATCAAAGGGGAGGATCCTTGTTGGGCATGCATTGCGCAGTGATCTCAAAGTTGTTCATAATATGAAAGTTGCAGAATACATTTTTTTGTTATGAAAGTTGATGTTTTAAGTGTGGATTGAATTTTGTGTGTAGGCATTGCTGTTCAGTCATCCAAAGAAGGATATAAGAGACATATCAGAATATGCACCCTTTCTAAAGTACATCTTTGCTGAACTGTTAACTAAACTACCGCTGAGTATCTTTTCTGGTATCGCCCATATTAGATTTTGCTTGATGAATCAGGGAAGGACGGAGTCGCTCCCTGAAGAATCTAGCGATGCAGTTTCTCGTTGCTGACATTCAAAATGGCGCGCACTATACTCACCTTTAAGCTAATTGATCACTCGAATGCAAGTTTAGTGTATCGATCAATCAAGTTGTATCATTCTGGAGCTTGATATTATGGTCCACCTTTTCTTGGCAGCTTGGCCATGGAAAGTATCTTGGCGGCTAGCCCAAGTGCACCTTGCTGGTCTCGTgttgaatttgaaaaattatcgaAACAAGTCAGAAAATCAATCGATCAGCTTGTTGGATATGGTTcaagaacttttttttttcccaaatgaTATTAAAAACAAACAAGCTTATATCTTCTGGATGGATGTAGTGTTAACCCATACATCTTAATCGTTTTGGCTTATATCCAAAGCCCCACTCTGCGGGTAGAAGATGCAAGGGCTGCTATGCTATTTTATCAAAATCGCCTTAAACAAAGGTAAAGGAGTATCAAGGATTTCTCTCGGCTCAAGGAAAAacagaaaaaaggaaaaataaaaagaaactgGAAACTGTAGAAAATGAAACTCCCTATCcgtaaatttttcttttgataATTCATAATGCTGTATGCTTTGAATTATTCATTCACACCAAGAACAGAGATTAGGCAAGAAAACTATGTATTGCTTTTGGTTTACCTTCCATTGGGGCTGGTCagttttagaaaattttcaagTGCGTCAATCCTTTTCTTTGTAGTCAAATTTAGATAATTTTTCTTTCACGATTCGGTGGCTTGTCTTGGTTAAAACCTTCGATGCTTGAATATTTCATGCGCGCTTGTCTTTTTATGATGTCTTGATTGCAAGATAACCAATAACTTCACATCTTGCCTAAAGACTTTATATCTCGGGTTAGGCACTCttctaatataataatataattccaATCGATTTATGGGATGACAATCGTTTTGGCAAGCTGTATTCAACGCCGGATGTGATAAAACTTTGGTTGCCCACATGCCCATCCTTTATTGTTTTTTtcgttttcaaattttattttcatcatattaaataaattagtagGAAACTTTCTTAGCATAGTAATGTTACTTTTCTAAAGTTAGGCACACATATCAGCTTTTACTCAAAGATGAGATTTTTGACGAAGCAAAAGTCTACTAAAAAACATAATAGTATTGGGTTGTGGTGGTGTTGAAACTTGAtcaattacaatatataaaaaaattagatttccTTTTCAACGAGCTTTGTGAATGATGAATATGGAATTATTCTTGaaccataaaattatataaataaatttatctatTCTTCTGAATCGACCAACAAGTTTCTTCTCTGTCCGGTGGTGACATTGTTGTTTCTGACCAACTTCTTGCCCTGCAAAATCCCAACTGATCTCGACTTACTCAACCTCACCGTGGGGATCTTCACACTCAATCGTCCCCTCCTGCAGATTATGTGATCATCGCTCTCATCGGGCGGTAGATATTTAACCTCACTTGCTGTTCCAATTGACTTTGACCTCTCGACTCGATCACCAATCGCATAATGCCTGATTTGTGCACTCGAAACACTGGATTTTTTCCCGTTTCTCCTGCTCCCTGTTCTACTGTTACTGGCTATCTCCATGCTCTCATCCAACGGCTCATATTTACCCGCGCGAGAATCCTCCCCCACGAGACTCCCCAAATTAACACAGATTGGAGAACGTGCCTTCATTTTCTGGTGTACGATCTTCAGACACTCCACCACCTCCGCCATTCCTGGCCGCTTCCCCGCCGTGGACCTCACGCATCTCGCCGCCAACACCGCCATCCGTCTGAGAGCTTCCCAGTCTCGGGGAGGGCCGATTCTTAGGTCACAAATTCCGGTGAAGTCACCTACTTTTATCGCCGGAACAGCCCAGTTTACGACCGACGGAGGGCTGTAATTCACGTCGATTGCATTCCGACCGGTGATGATCTCGAGCATTAAGATCCCGAAGCTGAATACATCTGACTTGGTACTGAGATCGCCAGGGGCGAGATACTCCGGGTCTAGGTATCCCAACGTCCCCGCGGGGGGAGTGCACTTCACCTTAACGTCCTCCACGTGTCCTCTCAGAGACAGACCGAAGTCGCTGAGCCGGGAACTGAAGTTCGCGTCGATCAAAACGTTGGACGATTTGATATCCCTGTGAATGATGGGCGGATTTGATGCGTGCAGAAACTGAACCGCCCTTGCAACCTGCAAAGCGAAGCGGGTTCTCTTAACCCACCCCGGTGGTTTACCCGACCGGTGGAGCAAATCGTACAAGGACCCATTCGGCATGTACTCTACTACGATAAGTTTACGTTGATACGGATCACTAGAAAATCCGAGCAAGTTCACCAGCCGGGGGTGATAGATTCTAGACAGAATCTCCAGCTCTGTATCAGTGGTACAATTACTATTTCCAACGGCGGAGTTGTGCGTTTGTTTCGTCCTTTTGACGGCAGCGACAGATTTTATCTGATGGATTCGCGCTTTATACACGGCTCCATGGCTGCCTTTCCCTAGTAAATTCCCAGCGGAGAAGCCATCGGTGGCGGAGTGAAGAacagaaaaatcaaattcaagaatcttGAAAGGCCTTGTACTATGATCTTGGATGGGCCTTTTGGTTAACAATTCCCAGTTATACGAATCGCAGGTGGCGATGGCGGACTCCGCGTTGCATGAAAGGTAACCCATGAAGGAATGTCACAAAGTGTATGGACTAAGCGTAGTATAGtaaaatggaattgaaaagGGTTAAAGGCAAAGGCCATAGTTGAAAAAGAAGGTGGGAATCGTAAAGAGAATTAAAGTGGTGTGAAGCCAGGGAGGTGGTGATCTTTTTACAGCCTTGTGTTTCCTTGAAATTGGAGCGGTGAGTAAATTGAAAATTATGCTTCCAATTTTAAATTGGGAGTTGAGGGGTTGGGATGTTATTTAAT is part of the Primulina huaijiensis isolate GDHJ02 unplaced genomic scaffold, ASM1229523v2 scaffold42537, whole genome shotgun sequence genome and encodes:
- the LOC140969681 gene encoding serine/threonine-protein kinase-like protein At3g51990 produces the protein MGYLSCNAESAIATCDSYNWELLTKRPIQDHSTRPFKILEFDFSVLHSATDGFSAGNLLGKGSHGAVYKARIHQIKSVAAVKRTKQTHNSAVGNSNCTTDTELEILSRIYHPRLVNLLGFSSDPYQRKLIVVEYMPNGSLYDLLHRSGKPPGWVKRTRFALQVARAVQFLHASNPPIIHRDIKSSNVLIDANFSSRLSDFGLSLRGHVEDVKVKCTPPAGTLGYLDPEYLAPGDLSTKSDVFSFGILMLEIITGRNAIDVNYSPPSVVNWAVPAIKVGDFTGICDLRIGPPRDWEALRRMAVLAARCVRSTAGKRPGMAEVVECLKIVHQKMKARSPICVNLGSLVGEDSRAGKYEPLDESMEIASNSRTGSRRNGKKSSVSSAQIRHYAIGDRVERSKSIGTASEVKYLPPDESDDHIICRRGRLSVKIPTVRLSKSRSVGILQGKKLVRNNNVTTGQRRNLLVDSEE